In Candidatus Chlorohelix allophototropha, one DNA window encodes the following:
- the modA gene encoding molybdate ABC transporter substrate-binding protein, producing MHLSFKFVQKTSLILTFILLSALIVACGDNTATPVATTTVVSTTAAATTTSITAATATTNAVTTSPATGEIVVFAASSLTDPYNEIKTELENANPGLKITYNFGASNTLRTQLEQGAKADIFASANQTEVDKAFDSGLVLNKGTIFAKNRLVVILPKGNPGKVEKLQDLGKVGLKFVTAQKDVPVGGYTLQALAAMRKDPSFGSDFSTKVQANTVSQEANVKQVLAKVQLGEADAGVVYISDVSPKVYPEIVTLDIPDQFNTIATYPIAILKAVQNPNGAKLFIDYLLGSKGQAILKKNNFVPAA from the coding sequence ATGCATCTTTCGTTTAAGTTTGTTCAAAAAACCAGCCTCATTCTGACATTTATCCTGCTTTCTGCCCTGATAGTGGCATGTGGAGATAACACCGCCACTCCTGTAGCAACAACGACAGTCGTCTCTACTACTGCCGCCGCAACCACCACAAGTATCACTGCTGCTACAGCCACTACCAATGCTGTAACCACTTCACCAGCTACCGGAGAGATAGTAGTATTTGCTGCCTCCAGTCTGACCGACCCGTATAACGAGATTAAAACCGAACTGGAAAATGCCAACCCCGGTTTGAAAATTACTTACAACTTTGGCGCATCCAACACCCTACGTACTCAGTTGGAACAGGGCGCAAAAGCGGATATTTTCGCCTCTGCTAATCAGACCGAAGTAGATAAAGCCTTTGATTCGGGGTTAGTGCTTAACAAAGGGACTATCTTTGCGAAAAACAGGCTGGTGGTTATACTCCCGAAAGGGAATCCCGGTAAGGTGGAAAAATTGCAGGATTTGGGCAAAGTTGGTTTGAAATTCGTGACCGCTCAGAAAGACGTGCCAGTGGGTGGATATACACTTCAGGCATTGGCAGCAATGCGCAAAGACCCCTCTTTCGGCAGCGATTTTTCAACTAAGGTACAGGCAAACACGGTATCGCAGGAAGCGAACGTCAAGCAGGTGCTGGCGAAAGTGCAATTGGGCGAAGCTGATGCTGGTGTAGTGTACATCTCGGATGTATCACCTAAAGTTTACCCTGAAATTGTCACGCTGGACATACCTGACCAGTTCAACACCATTGCCACCTACCCTATCGCTATCCTGAAAGCGGTGCAAAATCCTAATGGGGCAAAGCTTTTCATTGATTATTTGTTAGGATCGAAAGGGCAAGCCATTCTGAAGAAAAACAACTTTGTACCCGCCGCTTAA
- a CDS encoding ABC transporter permease: MNKSQPIEPIATTANNALLLEKGRTKRLNPNIVWLALSGAVMWLFLSLPLLALLIRSVIGGTLGEYFSKPSVINALQLSLLTTMLTLFLSVIFGTPLAYLMARYRFPGYRWLDTLLELPMVLPPAVAGVALLITLGRRGWIGQWLDQQFNLTIGFTTTAVVLAQTFVAAPFYIKAAKAGFESVDRNLETVAACLGTSWFQIFLRVTVPLALPSLLGGMVMTWARALGEFGATIMFAGNFSGRTQTMPLAIYAAFDGSGGLDEAVTLSVILVVVSFAVLLTFKWLSRSGARAWSDESHPVEEHGLEVLP, translated from the coding sequence ATGAATAAGAGCCAGCCAATAGAACCGATTGCCACAACCGCCAATAACGCTCTTTTGCTTGAAAAGGGACGGACTAAGCGGCTGAATCCCAATATAGTCTGGCTGGCTCTATCCGGCGCAGTAATGTGGCTATTCCTCAGTTTACCATTGTTGGCTTTATTGATACGCTCGGTTATAGGCGGCACGTTAGGCGAGTATTTTTCCAAACCTTCTGTAATTAATGCGCTCCAGTTGAGTCTGCTTACCACCATGCTAACCCTTTTTTTATCCGTAATTTTCGGCACACCGCTGGCATATCTAATGGCGCGTTATCGTTTTCCGGGCTATCGCTGGCTGGATACTCTATTAGAGTTACCGATGGTATTACCTCCCGCAGTGGCGGGCGTAGCATTGTTAATTACGCTCGGTAGGCGCGGCTGGATCGGGCAATGGCTCGACCAGCAATTCAACCTCACTATCGGCTTTACCACTACGGCGGTGGTACTGGCGCAAACTTTTGTTGCTGCCCCTTTCTACATAAAAGCCGCAAAAGCCGGGTTCGAGTCGGTTGACCGAAACCTCGAAACGGTAGCGGCATGCCTCGGTACGAGTTGGTTCCAAATCTTCTTGCGTGTAACCGTGCCACTGGCTTTACCTTCGCTGCTAGGCGGAATGGTAATGACATGGGCAAGGGCGTTGGGCGAGTTTGGCGCAACCATTATGTTTGCCGGAAACTTCTCAGGACGCACTCAGACCATGCCGCTGGCGATATACGCCGCCTTTGATGGGTCGGGGGGATTAGACGAAGCGGTAACCCTCTCGGTTATATTAGTGGTGGTATCCTTCGCGGTTTTGCTTACCTTCAAATGGCTATCCCGCTCAGGCGCAAGAGCATGGTCGGATGAGTCGCACCCGGTCGAAGAGCACGGCTTAGAGGTTTTGCCATGA
- a CDS encoding ABC transporter ATP-binding protein, translating to MKPLELAIRKRLKSFTLEAELSLSEEEARVLVLFGASGSGKSVTLKCIAGVIEPDAGYIAISGRAIFDSRQNLSVKIQKRNVGYVPQNYALFPHLTVEQNIAFGLRHAERVTTTKRVRELLGLMQLDGLEKFYPRQLSGGQQQRVAFARALAPRPSILLLDEPFSALDGNIRAELRQNLAHLSRELAIPVVFITHDLEEAYMLADKLAVLDKGQLLQSGSRDQIFYHPTSERVARLLGIRNIIAGKVTEVSSERGTVLVNCGGLMLEAAIRQEQKIPLPGTKLKVCLRPESLELVRTNAEEAHNCFRGIITEEVARGSLYTVYFAPIVGDMTVVPPLEIELPARQYLALKSMDSGQWRVRLASSTAHLIFSEV from the coding sequence ATGAAACCGCTAGAACTGGCTATCCGAAAACGACTTAAAAGCTTCACGTTAGAAGCAGAATTGAGCTTGAGCGAAGAGGAAGCCAGAGTACTGGTGCTTTTCGGGGCAAGCGGCAGCGGCAAAAGTGTGACGCTCAAGTGTATAGCAGGGGTTATAGAGCCGGATGCGGGCTATATCGCTATCTCCGGCAGAGCAATATTTGATAGCCGTCAAAACCTGAGCGTAAAGATTCAGAAGCGCAATGTGGGATATGTTCCTCAAAATTACGCGCTATTCCCACACCTTACCGTTGAGCAGAATATAGCTTTTGGGTTGCGCCACGCAGAGCGGGTAACCACAACAAAGCGTGTGCGGGAATTGCTAGGCTTGATGCAACTTGACGGGCTAGAAAAGTTTTATCCGCGTCAGTTATCGGGCGGGCAGCAGCAAAGAGTGGCTTTTGCCCGCGCCCTTGCGCCACGCCCCTCTATTTTGTTGCTGGACGAGCCGTTCTCCGCGCTGGATGGCAATATCCGCGCCGAATTACGCCAGAATTTGGCGCATCTCAGCCGCGAGCTTGCTATTCCGGTGGTATTTATTACCCACGACCTTGAAGAAGCTTATATGCTGGCTGACAAACTAGCGGTGCTAGATAAGGGGCAACTTTTGCAAAGCGGTAGCCGTGACCAGATTTTTTACCACCCTACCAGCGAACGTGTAGCACGGCTACTGGGTATTCGTAATATAATTGCCGGGAAAGTTACAGAAGTGAGCAGCGAGAGGGGAACAGTGCTGGTGAACTGTGGCGGGTTAATGCTTGAAGCAGCCATCAGGCAAGAGCAAAAAATACCACTACCGGGAACTAAGCTTAAAGTGTGCTTGCGCCCTGAAAGTTTGGAACTTGTACGTACCAACGCGGAAGAGGCACACAATTGTTTCCGGGGAATCATCACCGAAGAAGTGGCGCGGGGTTCGCTATATACAGTATATTTTGCCCCGATTGTAGGGGATATGACAGTAGTTCCGCCCCTCGAAATAGAATTACCTGCTCGCCAGTACCTTGCGCTTAAGAGTATGGATTCCGGGCAATGGCGAGTTAGGCTGGCTTCTAGTACAGCTCATTTAATCTTTTCAGAGGTTTAA
- a CDS encoding PadR family transcriptional regulator yields MTIEAENVTKGKSKKSPLQPERPATELALLGLLCEGASHGYELTRHFSEDTELAQVCQLEMSLLYALLKKLEKEGLVIGHEEPVSEHKTRHVVELSEEGKQLFEKWLAQPVKRTREMRLDFLVKLYFARRRGGTEAIALVKRQYDYNLSLLNHLKEERKKLQNQESNMYTRWVLEFRMEQNEGSLRWLASCQKELAGE; encoded by the coding sequence ATGACGATCGAAGCTGAAAACGTCACCAAAGGAAAAAGCAAAAAATCACCGCTCCAACCAGAACGCCCCGCTACTGAACTTGCTTTGCTAGGGTTGTTATGCGAAGGAGCAAGTCACGGCTACGAACTGACGCGCCATTTCAGCGAAGATACCGAACTGGCACAGGTATGCCAACTGGAAATGAGCCTGCTCTATGCCCTACTCAAGAAGTTGGAAAAGGAAGGTTTGGTGATAGGGCATGAAGAACCTGTAAGCGAACACAAAACCCGCCATGTGGTTGAGTTGAGCGAAGAAGGCAAACAGCTATTTGAGAAATGGCTCGCGCAACCCGTAAAACGCACTCGCGAGATGCGACTCGATTTTCTGGTCAAACTCTATTTTGCGCGGAGGCGAGGAGGCACGGAGGCAATTGCGCTAGTAAAACGCCAATACGATTACAACCTCAGTTTGTTAAACCACCTCAAGGAAGAACGCAAGAAATTACAAAACCAAGAGAGTAACATGTACACACGCTGGGTGCTAGAATTCAGAATGGAACAGAATGAAGGCTCGTTGCGGTGGTTAGCTTCTTGTCAGAAAGAGCTTGCCGGGGAATAA
- a CDS encoding ADP-ribosylglycohydrolase family protein, translated as MTNYLDNFKGALLGFSLNSANQTSAVFESLRAGLRAGLYKVFAPLTEEDKALARQPADPLKVAQALGIADTTQAMLVFESQILLGHAVRLMCRHELLPEDLMSAVIDFLPPGGIFENPLRAKLLVAQDYLEERQTLVDNMLAGDLELDLLEIDGRNARRCGAGANIEEAVAAAFYAVTARKNSFEEAVTVALSAGNPTLSAAICGAIAGAYHGIKAIPTEWLDKLEIRAIIEETARELHANSIKNIEKDTQ; from the coding sequence ATGACAAACTATTTAGATAATTTTAAGGGCGCTTTGTTGGGTTTCAGCCTGAATAGCGCTAACCAAACGAGCGCGGTATTCGAAAGCCTTCGCGCCGGGTTGCGTGCCGGGCTGTACAAGGTTTTTGCGCCGTTAACCGAAGAGGATAAAGCGCTGGCACGCCAACCAGCCGACCCGCTTAAGGTGGCGCAGGCGTTGGGAATTGCAGATACCACGCAAGCAATGCTGGTTTTTGAAAGTCAAATACTATTGGGGCATGCGGTGCGCCTAATGTGCCGCCATGAACTGTTGCCCGAAGATTTGATGAGCGCGGTAATCGACTTTCTACCGCCCGGTGGCATTTTTGAGAATCCGTTGCGGGCAAAGTTGCTGGTGGCTCAGGATTATCTCGAAGAGCGGCAAACGCTGGTTGATAATATGCTGGCGGGCGATTTGGAACTTGATTTGTTAGAAATTGACGGGCGAAATGCCAGACGTTGCGGGGCGGGCGCAAATATCGAAGAAGCAGTAGCAGCGGCTTTCTACGCTGTAACCGCACGCAAAAACAGCTTTGAAGAGGCAGTTACGGTGGCGCTTTCAGCCGGAAATCCCACTTTAAGCGCTGCTATTTGCGGAGCAATTGCCGGAGCATATCATGGCATAAAAGCCATCCCGACCGAATGGTTGGACAAATTGGAGATTCGGGCTATAATCGAGGAAACCGCGCGCGAATTGCATGCCAATTCAATTAAAAACATCGAAAAGGATACCCAATGA
- a CDS encoding haloacid dehalogenase: protein MSDNSSAIEATISAIAARIEQKNAAREKALAESRQVIRNAANSIRALHRHEFEQAAEMLEQGRTLLLGLKNVLSSFPDIYWAGYVQDAQKEYSEARLTYALVRGEVLPLPETLGVEDAPYLNALAEAASELRRYILDLIRHGAEHNEECEKLLEKMDEVYSRLVTVDYPDVLTGGLRRTTDQLRGVLERTRGDLTLTLRQRVLELALARYNASVDGKL from the coding sequence ATGAGTGACAACAGCAGCGCTATTGAAGCCACTATTTCGGCTATTGCAGCGCGCATAGAGCAAAAAAACGCCGCCCGTGAAAAGGCTTTAGCCGAATCGCGGCAGGTAATTCGCAACGCCGCTAATTCCATTCGGGCACTCCATCGCCACGAGTTTGAACAAGCGGCGGAAATGTTGGAACAAGGGCGTACTTTATTGCTCGGCTTGAAAAATGTCCTATCCTCTTTCCCGGATATATACTGGGCGGGCTATGTACAAGACGCGCAAAAGGAATATTCGGAAGCTCGCCTGACCTATGCGCTGGTTCGTGGCGAAGTTTTGCCCTTACCGGAAACGCTAGGGGTGGAAGATGCGCCCTACCTGAATGCACTTGCCGAAGCCGCCAGCGAACTGAGGCGCTATATTCTTGATCTAATCCGGCATGGCGCAGAACACAACGAAGAATGTGAAAAATTGCTGGAAAAGATGGACGAAGTATATAGCCGTCTCGTTACGGTAGATTACCCGGATGTGCTTACCGGGGGCTTGCGCCGTACTACCGACCAGTTACGGGGGGTGCTAGAACGCACCAGAGGCGACCTTACCCTTACCCTACGTCAGCGCGTGCTTGAGCTTGCTCTCGCAAGATATAATGCGTCTGTAGATGGAAAGCTCTAA
- a CDS encoding HAD family hydrolase, with the protein MYKTILFDFDGTLTPSLDLWLEAYRYATRVCGLNLDDSELIEHWFYTSYTELCAYYKLPSPEIVDKLVEEGLAQAWTHAELYPLVVELLESCRNAGMNIGMVTSSYRNQVEHSLKKLGIAKYFGAVVAAGDTIEFKPSPEPVWLALDRLKVNAEDTIFVGDYEVDIKAGKAAGTATALFLPKQNAPYYDFEALRATQPDFVFSHYQELLQFLRFA; encoded by the coding sequence ATGTACAAAACGATTCTTTTCGACTTTGACGGCACACTCACCCCTTCGTTGGATTTATGGCTAGAAGCCTACCGCTATGCTACTCGTGTGTGTGGGCTGAATCTGGATGATTCAGAGCTAATCGAACATTGGTTTTATACTTCCTATACCGAGCTTTGCGCTTATTATAAGCTGCCTTCTCCTGAAATAGTGGATAAATTGGTGGAGGAAGGATTAGCGCAAGCATGGACGCATGCTGAACTTTATCCGTTGGTAGTGGAATTGCTGGAGAGTTGCCGGAATGCGGGCATGAATATTGGGATGGTCACTTCTTCCTACCGCAATCAGGTAGAACATTCACTGAAGAAGCTAGGTATCGCAAAGTATTTCGGGGCGGTAGTAGCGGCGGGCGATACTATAGAATTCAAACCTAGCCCTGAACCGGTTTGGCTGGCTTTGGATAGGCTCAAGGTTAATGCCGAAGATACGATTTTCGTAGGCGACTATGAAGTGGATATAAAGGCAGGGAAGGCGGCAGGAACCGCTACTGCCCTGTTCCTGCCAAAACAAAACGCCCCTTACTATGATTTTGAAGCTTTACGCGCCACCCAACCGGATTTCGTCTTTAGTCATTATCAAGAGTTGCTGCAATTTCTGCGTTTCGCCTGA
- a CDS encoding ArnT family glycosyltransferase — MDKRGSALPLVERTGTVIFGLFALSFLLRLLYALQLPSPGLDDPAYYIQVARSLYHNGNLDVSILWNFNPRFENVTHPGMEFWQPLSSFAIALSFLLFGDNLFAAQLPSLLAGSLLPPFAYLFARRLSLQNAAWVGVLAGALLVFSPLLAYQSTLPDSSMLYAVPVVVAFLLLTRPPLKPLTAFATGLLLGIAYLARTPALFAGLVWFMLLLPRLFGKRANHESWREAVFGAIGVAIPVGIWSLRNLLEFGYISSPAGTQTIFLFDYESLFNYSTPLNFQTWLEGGLGKIAMVRVEALLVAWRGTLDIMFIPSVIPAAIGLWLLARRFAGVRPAAFYTLLLFLGLPLIFGVASTNGSYYHSAGSCAPFLAVGEIYALQRFALWLSPHLKVASRSIYGFLLGFFLLASILWLATSAVSVVQTHRTETALFNEINIWLSQHPPVPVITNQPSTLNYVSGLPGIRLPANESLTTLLEVAHRYKAGYIVITERMGLYPALLQAPENKLFPLLYRSPKGDFEVYGIT; from the coding sequence TTGGATAAGCGGGGAAGTGCTTTGCCGCTGGTTGAGCGCACCGGAACGGTGATATTCGGGTTATTTGCGCTTTCTTTTTTGCTGCGCCTGCTGTACGCGCTACAATTGCCTTCCCCCGGTCTGGACGACCCGGCATATTATATTCAGGTAGCCCGCAGCCTTTACCATAACGGCAATCTGGATGTTTCGATACTCTGGAACTTTAATCCGCGCTTTGAAAACGTTACTCACCCCGGCATGGAGTTCTGGCAACCGCTTTCTTCCTTTGCCATTGCTCTTAGTTTTTTGCTGTTTGGAGATAATCTATTTGCGGCGCAACTACCCAGCCTTTTAGCCGGGTCGCTTTTACCGCCATTTGCCTACCTATTTGCACGCCGTCTGTCTTTGCAAAATGCCGCTTGGGTTGGCGTGCTGGCAGGGGCTTTGCTGGTTTTTAGCCCTTTGTTGGCTTATCAATCCACTCTACCGGATAGCTCAATGTTGTACGCTGTTCCGGTGGTGGTTGCTTTCCTGCTGCTCACCCGTCCACCGCTAAAACCGCTCACCGCTTTTGCAACCGGTCTATTGCTGGGCATCGCTTATCTGGCGCGCACTCCCGCTCTTTTTGCAGGGTTGGTATGGTTTATGCTGTTGTTGCCGCGCCTATTTGGGAAACGTGCCAACCACGAAAGCTGGCGCGAAGCAGTTTTTGGAGCGATAGGGGTAGCTATCCCGGTTGGAATTTGGTCGCTGCGCAATCTGCTGGAATTTGGCTATATCTCCTCGCCTGCCGGAACTCAAACTATTTTCCTGTTCGATTATGAGAGCCTTTTTAACTACTCCACTCCCTTAAACTTTCAGACATGGTTGGAAGGTGGCTTAGGAAAGATAGCGATGGTTCGGGTGGAAGCCTTGCTGGTAGCGTGGCGTGGTACACTTGACATAATGTTTATACCCAGTGTTATACCTGCCGCAATCGGCTTGTGGCTACTGGCGCGACGGTTCGCAGGGGTTCGTCCTGCTGCTTTTTATACGCTGCTACTTTTTCTGGGTTTGCCGCTAATCTTTGGAGTCGCCAGCACCAACGGCAGTTACTATCACTCTGCCGGGAGTTGTGCCCCCTTTCTGGCAGTGGGAGAAATTTACGCGCTACAACGCTTCGCCTTGTGGTTGTCACCTCACCTCAAAGTGGCTTCCCGCTCAATTTACGGGTTTCTGTTGGGCTTCTTTTTGCTGGCAAGCATTTTATGGTTGGCAACCAGCGCGGTGAGTGTGGTGCAAACCCATCGCACTGAAACTGCCCTGTTTAACGAGATAAATATTTGGTTATCGCAGCACCCACCCGTTCCGGTAATCACCAACCAACCCTCTACCCTGAATTATGTAAGCGGATTGCCCGGTATTCGTCTTCCCGCCAATGAGAGCCTTACCACGCTGTTGGAAGTAGCGCACCGCTATAAGGCAGGTTATATTGTTATAACCGAGCGCATGGGCTTGTATCCCGCTTTGTTGCAAGCGCCCGAAAACAAACTCTTTCCCCTGCTGTATCGCAGCCCAAAAGGGGATTTTGAAGTTTATGGGATTACTTGA
- a CDS encoding non-canonical purine NTP pyrophosphatase: MPRMLMATRNQMKYLLFQPLFEEAGFETLTLAAAGLNHIGGLETGATTLENALIKARYFHSPDYPWVFGDDAGLAIDALDGEPGVETRRWGGQFNEEVDDQTWLDYLMKRMQGVPLERRTANIFAAWALLAPDGAAHYREVRFPFTIASEPFRPILPGSPLTAVRIGNAETLQERRAEIRAEWYRWGVLSELVKRFG, from the coding sequence ATGCCCCGAATGTTGATGGCAACCAGAAATCAGATGAAGTACCTATTATTCCAGCCCTTGTTTGAGGAAGCCGGTTTTGAAACCCTTACGCTGGCTGCTGCCGGGCTGAATCATATCGGTGGGCTGGAAACGGGCGCTACCACGCTTGAAAATGCGCTGATAAAGGCGCGCTATTTTCATTCGCCTGACTATCCTTGGGTATTTGGCGATGATGCCGGGTTGGCAATTGATGCGCTAGACGGCGAACCGGGCGTGGAAACCCGACGTTGGGGCGGACAATTCAACGAAGAGGTGGACGACCAAACTTGGCTTGATTACCTGATGAAGCGTATGCAAGGCGTACCGCTCGAACGCCGCACTGCCAATATTTTCGCAGCATGGGCGCTGCTTGCTCCTGATGGCGCTGCGCACTATCGTGAGGTGCGTTTCCCCTTTACGATTGCCAGCGAACCGTTCCGCCCAATTTTGCCCGGTTCACCGCTCACCGCCGTTCGCATTGGCAATGCCGAAACGTTGCAAGAAAGACGCGCCGAGATTCGCGCCGAGTGGTATCGCTGGGGGGTATTGTCGGAACTGGTGAAACGTTTTGGATAA
- a CDS encoding DMT family transporter, translated as MIETILGVFLGLLGGVAVGIQSPLSGVISERVGGTSSSFIIHVSGAIVSGVLLLVRGGEKIQNWRSLPWYMFGLGSLGVVLYLTLSYTIPKLGATSALSLIVVGQLFMGLLLDTFGWFGLATRPIDFTRILAMGLLLCGSYLMIK; from the coding sequence TTGATAGAAACTATTTTAGGCGTGTTTCTCGGCTTGTTAGGTGGAGTAGCAGTTGGTATCCAATCACCCCTATCAGGGGTTATAAGTGAGCGAGTGGGTGGTACCTCTAGCAGTTTCATTATTCACGTTAGCGGTGCCATTGTGTCAGGGGTGTTATTGCTGGTGCGTGGTGGTGAAAAGATTCAAAATTGGCGAAGTCTGCCTTGGTATATGTTCGGACTAGGAAGTTTAGGAGTGGTGCTTTATCTAACCTTAAGCTATACCATTCCGAAACTGGGAGCAACATCAGCTTTGTCGCTTATAGTGGTGGGTCAGCTTTTTATGGGTTTATTGCTTGACACTTTTGGTTGGTTTGGCTTGGCAACTCGCCCCATCGATTTTACCCGTATCCTTGCTATGGGCTTATTGCTTTGCGGTTCTTATCTGATGATAAAATGA
- the pelF gene encoding GT4 family glycosyltransferase PelF: MAKPISVLMTTEGTYPFFEGGVSTWCDVLIREMPDIQFELLSMVAQPGLKPRYTLPTNVKHCAAMPLWGTGGVNELRSEIGTRKLHRMRSGINDSVMKSDFEKPFKMLLKGLLEDKPDFFKLKEALRILVRFFQKHDYDKVFRHPLTWEIFKNQIDDISPILKEQFPEAWPPSLSDVIEALRLLYRWLTPLALPVPQADLVHASAAGLSSLPGIIAKLEHGTPLLLTEHGVYLRERLLYWAKEDLKPFIKFFLGRVTHRLVELSYEMSDIIAPVANWNARWEQHLGADVERIRPIANGIDPNRFSPQPMPDRSVPTLVWVGRIDPLKDVVTLIEAMALVKKAIPNVSLLIYGKAPVGNEAYNQLCLDRQQELGLEETIKFMGFAQSPEHAYAKGHVVVLSSISEALPFSLIEAMFCGRPVVGTDVGGVPEVVGKAGLVVMPRDHKAMAEACIELLSDLSHCEVLGERAREHALEKFTLKRCIDSYAETYQQLALQKHKVAEMPTVDNRGSEKKLKGFAFPKLAFNGVFNSLSVNLKED, from the coding sequence GTGGCTAAACCAATCTCAGTGCTTATGACAACTGAGGGCACTTACCCCTTCTTCGAAGGAGGGGTAAGTACCTGGTGCGATGTGCTGATTCGGGAAATGCCGGATATTCAATTTGAGCTTTTATCTATGGTTGCTCAGCCGGGATTAAAACCCCGCTATACCCTCCCCACAAACGTTAAGCATTGTGCAGCTATGCCATTGTGGGGCACCGGGGGTGTCAACGAACTTCGTTCTGAAATCGGCACGCGCAAATTGCACCGCATGCGTAGTGGCATTAATGACAGTGTTATGAAATCCGATTTTGAAAAACCCTTCAAGATGCTGCTAAAAGGTTTGTTGGAAGATAAACCTGACTTTTTCAAGCTGAAGGAAGCGCTACGGATACTGGTACGGTTTTTTCAGAAACACGATTACGATAAGGTTTTTCGACATCCACTTACGTGGGAAATCTTTAAAAACCAAATCGATGATATCAGCCCGATTTTAAAGGAGCAGTTTCCTGAAGCTTGGCCTCCTTCACTTAGCGATGTAATTGAAGCGCTACGCTTACTATATCGCTGGTTAACCCCACTGGCATTGCCGGTTCCTCAAGCCGATTTGGTACACGCCAGCGCAGCCGGGTTGTCTAGTCTGCCGGGCATTATCGCGAAACTAGAACATGGAACGCCCCTATTACTTACCGAACATGGAGTTTACTTGCGCGAGCGTTTGTTGTACTGGGCTAAAGAAGATTTGAAGCCGTTTATAAAGTTTTTCCTCGGTCGTGTTACCCATCGTCTGGTTGAATTGAGCTATGAGATGTCCGATATCATCGCTCCGGTGGCAAATTGGAATGCACGTTGGGAACAACACCTTGGGGCAGACGTCGAGCGGATTAGACCTATCGCCAACGGAATTGACCCTAATCGCTTTTCGCCCCAACCAATGCCCGACCGATCTGTTCCTACCCTAGTCTGGGTTGGTAGGATCGACCCGCTTAAAGATGTAGTGACACTGATTGAGGCAATGGCGCTAGTGAAAAAGGCTATCCCGAACGTAAGCTTGTTGATCTACGGCAAAGCTCCCGTCGGCAACGAGGCTTACAATCAACTTTGTCTAGACCGCCAACAAGAACTAGGACTAGAAGAAACAATTAAGTTTATGGGCTTTGCGCAAAGCCCCGAACACGCCTACGCAAAAGGGCACGTAGTAGTGCTTTCCAGTATTTCAGAAGCGCTTCCATTTTCGTTAATAGAAGCAATGTTTTGCGGACGACCCGTAGTAGGGACAGATGTAGGGGGTGTACCGGAAGTAGTAGGCAAGGCAGGGCTAGTAGTTATGCCCCGCGACCACAAAGCTATGGCGGAAGCCTGTATTGAACTGTTGAGCGATCTGTCCCACTGCGAGGTGTTGGGGGAACGCGCCAGAGAGCACGCTCTAGAAAAGTTCACACTGAAGCGTTGCATCGATTCCTATGCGGAAACTTATCAGCAATTAGCGCTTCAGAAACATAAAGTTGCCGAAATGCCTACTGTCGATAACAGAGGTAGCGAAAAGAAACTCAAAGGTTTTGCATTCCCCAAACTAGCTTTTAACGGTGTGTTCAATAGTTTGAGTGTCAATCTCAAAGAAGATTAG